One Actinomyces respiraculi DNA window includes the following coding sequences:
- a CDS encoding DUF368 domain-containing protein, which yields MTPTAPGEPTSRRHTSILGNVVRGALIGTVETVPGVSGGTVALVVGIYHELIGSASSLVSAAKALITGPDRAAGARARLAEVQWRVLLPVMAGMAAAVLTVAGPMADAVEHHPTLMRGLFLGMVLASVAVPVRMITASIGAVPLGSRTRRQRPLRLLAVGAVAAVLTFLLVSLEPTRLTPHPLVIVAAAAIAVSALVLPGLSGSFLLLTLSLYQPTLRAVDTLDLGYLGLFATGAVVGLAVVVKALQVLLARYEAMTLSALAGLMVGGLRALWPWQSDGGTLLAPGAQLGAVMGLGLLGFAVVLGLVVVDEMVTRRGAAQQVREEIAQTLATG from the coding sequence ATGACGCCCACCGCCCCCGGCGAGCCCACCTCACGGCGACACACCAGCATCCTGGGCAACGTCGTGCGCGGCGCCCTCATCGGCACGGTCGAGACCGTCCCCGGTGTCTCCGGCGGCACGGTCGCCCTCGTCGTCGGCATCTACCACGAGCTCATCGGCTCCGCCTCCTCACTCGTCTCCGCCGCCAAGGCGCTCATCACCGGCCCGGACCGCGCCGCCGGCGCCCGCGCCCGCCTGGCCGAGGTGCAGTGGCGCGTGCTCCTGCCCGTCATGGCCGGGATGGCGGCCGCGGTCCTCACCGTTGCCGGGCCCATGGCCGACGCCGTCGAGCACCACCCCACGCTCATGCGCGGCCTCTTCCTGGGCATGGTGCTCGCCTCCGTGGCCGTGCCGGTACGCATGATCACCGCCTCCATCGGGGCCGTGCCCCTCGGCTCGCGCACCCGCCGCCAGCGCCCGCTGCGGCTGCTCGCCGTCGGCGCCGTCGCAGCGGTCCTCACCTTCCTGCTCGTGTCGCTGGAGCCCACGAGGCTGACACCGCACCCCCTCGTCATCGTCGCGGCCGCGGCCATCGCCGTCTCCGCCCTGGTGCTGCCGGGCCTGTCTGGCTCCTTCCTGCTGCTCACCCTCAGCCTGTACCAGCCGACGCTGCGCGCCGTCGACACCCTCGACCTGGGCTACCTCGGCCTCTTCGCGACGGGGGCCGTCGTCGGGCTGGCCGTCGTCGTCAAGGCCCTGCAGGTGCTGCTGGCCCGTTATGAGGCGATGACGCTGTCGGCGCTGGCCGGGCTCATGGTGGGTGGCCTGCGGGCGCTGTGGCCGTGGCAGTCCGACGGCGGCACCCTCCTTGCGCCGGGCGCACAGCTTGGCGCGGTGATGGGCCTGGGGCTGCTGGGTTTCGCCGTGGTGCTGGGGCTCGTCGTCGTCGACGAGATGGTCACCCGGCGCGGCGCGGCGCAGCAGGTGCGCGAGGAGATCGCACAGACCCTGGCCACCGGCTGA
- a CDS encoding GNAT family N-acetyltransferase, with amino-acid sequence MTSDASDHDPRAPHSIADIDARGGAPAARDGVRTSEGPRGLLTVRAARPEDAARVARLLCLRAGTSVDEARQQAPTMIENLPALVIATLTPDGVGADDEDAEALAVPVALSGAFFLPEGMFDDDGWMVTGLLIDPDVRRGGIGRAVLAELVRQVGALQPGAVLQTFVDATHHAALAMHLSVGFHRVEERQSFAGMEMPDGGMVLAVVCPG; translated from the coding sequence GTGACCAGTGACGCATCCGACCACGACCCCCGTGCCCCCCACAGCATCGCCGACATCGACGCCCGCGGCGGTGCCCCAGCCGCCCGGGACGGCGTCCGCACCTCCGAGGGCCCGCGCGGCCTGCTCACGGTGCGCGCCGCCCGGCCCGAGGACGCCGCCCGCGTCGCCCGCCTGCTGTGCCTGCGCGCGGGCACGAGCGTGGACGAGGCGAGGCAGCAGGCGCCGACCATGATCGAGAACCTGCCCGCGCTCGTCATCGCCACTCTCACACCCGACGGCGTTGGAGCCGACGACGAGGACGCCGAGGCCCTGGCCGTCCCGGTCGCGCTCTCCGGCGCCTTCTTCCTGCCCGAGGGCATGTTCGACGATGACGGCTGGATGGTCACCGGCCTGCTCATCGACCCGGACGTCAGGCGCGGCGGCATCGGGCGGGCCGTACTGGCCGAGCTCGTGCGCCAGGTCGGCGCCCTCCAGCCGGGGGCCGTGCTCCAGACCTTCGTGGACGCCACCCATCACGCGGCGCTCGCCATGCACCTGTCCGTCGGCTTCCACAGGGTCGAGGAGAGGCAGAGCTTCGCGGGGATGGAGATGCCCGACGGCGGGATGGTGCTCGCCGTCGTCTGCCCCGGCTGA
- a CDS encoding M48 family metallopeptidase — translation MTDHDPYQTPGPESGPAPADPYAGFNAGPNAGTSPAPGTAPLPPTVPPAPAAVPAPEVGPPTLTNGATVHGLWGIKPLRHPAELALMWTSVVFSALGLILWITLCVWLMTDPNPTGELADLREFFVGDATSYGAQFLLVVPIIPVVVWVVRAILYAQLRSQAVQMSPAQFPEGYRMVVEAAQQFGLRRVPDAYVVLGNGVVNAFASGHGFRRFVAVHSDLFEVGGRARDPEALRFVIGHEVGHLAAGHVSWFRLVATALASNIPLLSQALSRAQEYTADNHGYSVAPQGVAGMIGLLSGGKYLGAQVNLHAMADRATREKGLWLHLAVWAATHPVNTWRAHALRDRRAPGRIMLRPKESTAWFAPSTPTGSTASTGWPTPGQALATLDAFGPRTDEEQFGRYPGVEYTAPRDALRLADPTPVPVTARS, via the coding sequence ATGACCGATCACGACCCCTACCAGACCCCTGGACCCGAGTCCGGGCCCGCCCCCGCCGACCCCTACGCCGGCTTCAACGCGGGCCCCAACGCCGGTACTTCCCCCGCCCCCGGGACGGCTCCGTTGCCACCCACCGTCCCACCAGCACCTGCGGCCGTACCGGCCCCCGAGGTCGGGCCGCCGACCCTCACCAACGGCGCCACCGTGCACGGGTTGTGGGGCATCAAGCCGCTGCGTCACCCCGCCGAGCTGGCCCTGATGTGGACGAGCGTCGTCTTCAGCGCTCTGGGCCTCATCCTGTGGATCACGCTGTGCGTGTGGCTCATGACGGATCCCAACCCAACCGGCGAGCTCGCCGACCTCCGTGAGTTCTTCGTCGGGGACGCCACCTCCTACGGCGCTCAGTTCCTCCTCGTCGTGCCCATCATCCCCGTCGTCGTGTGGGTGGTACGCGCCATCCTCTACGCCCAGCTGCGCTCCCAGGCCGTCCAGATGAGTCCCGCCCAGTTCCCCGAGGGCTACCGCATGGTGGTTGAGGCCGCCCAGCAGTTCGGCCTGCGCCGGGTGCCCGACGCCTACGTCGTCCTGGGCAACGGGGTGGTCAACGCCTTCGCGTCGGGTCACGGGTTCAGGCGCTTCGTCGCCGTCCACTCCGACCTGTTCGAGGTGGGCGGCCGGGCCCGTGACCCTGAGGCGCTCCGCTTCGTCATCGGTCACGAGGTCGGTCACCTCGCGGCCGGGCACGTCTCCTGGTTCCGCCTCGTCGCGACAGCGCTCGCCTCCAACATCCCCCTGCTCAGCCAGGCCCTGTCGCGCGCCCAGGAGTACACGGCCGACAACCACGGCTACTCGGTGGCGCCGCAGGGCGTGGCCGGCATGATCGGCCTGCTCTCCGGCGGCAAGTACCTGGGCGCGCAGGTGAACCTGCACGCGATGGCGGACCGGGCCACACGTGAGAAGGGCCTGTGGCTGCACCTGGCGGTGTGGGCCGCCACGCACCCGGTCAACACGTGGCGCGCGCACGCCCTGCGGGATCGTCGCGCCCCCGGCCGGATCATGCTGCGGCCCAAGGAGTCGACGGCGTGGTTCGCGCCGTCCACGCCCACGGGGTCGACCGCCTCCACCGGCTGGCCGACGCCGGGCCAGGCCCTGGCGACGCTGGACGCCTTCGGGCCGCGCACGGACGAGGAGCAGTTCGGCCGCTACCCCGGAGTGGAGTACACGGCTCCGCGTGACGCCCTCAGGCTCGCGGACCCGACGCCGGTGCCGGTGACGGCCCGGTCCTGA
- a CDS encoding peptidyl-tRNA hydrolase, which yields MQITLRYDKVHPSRRLDVAEATARAVVALLASPEAAPGGPWHEAVRYWRDGRIRKLVRRARGRRWDEVQALPGVTVTQDGPLGWAPAEARALVPGPVRPLPTALAKTQVEGTHFPDGDELPPAPAAVTAAVDRAAGRTADLLALGSASTSQGALVTVEVTPLHEMTSGKLCAQVAHAAQLAWQSPDMPPALRDAWAEDGYRVRVVLPGADSWRSTPRPVSVVDAGFTELDGPTETTRAFW from the coding sequence ATGCAGATCACCCTGCGCTACGACAAGGTCCACCCCTCGCGCCGCCTCGACGTCGCCGAGGCCACCGCGCGCGCCGTCGTCGCCCTCCTCGCCTCACCCGAGGCGGCCCCCGGCGGGCCCTGGCACGAGGCCGTGCGCTACTGGCGTGACGGGCGCATCCGCAAGCTCGTGCGTCGCGCTCGCGGCCGACGCTGGGACGAGGTCCAGGCGCTGCCGGGCGTCACCGTCACCCAGGACGGGCCCCTGGGCTGGGCGCCCGCCGAAGCCCGCGCCCTCGTCCCGGGACCCGTGCGCCCTCTGCCCACGGCCCTGGCCAAGACGCAGGTCGAGGGCACGCACTTTCCCGACGGCGACGAGCTCCCGCCGGCGCCCGCCGCGGTGACCGCCGCCGTCGACCGGGCCGCGGGACGCACCGCCGACCTGCTCGCCCTGGGCAGCGCCTCAACGTCTCAGGGTGCCCTCGTCACCGTCGAGGTGACTCCGCTGCACGAGATGACCTCCGGCAAGCTCTGCGCCCAGGTCGCCCACGCCGCCCAGCTGGCCTGGCAGAGCCCGGACATGCCCCCTGCCTTGCGCGACGCCTGGGCCGAGGACGGCTACCGGGTGCGCGTCGTCCTGCCCGGTGCCGACTCGTGGCGCTCGACGCCCCGGCCCGTCTCGGTGGTGGACGCGGGCTTCACCGAGCTCGACGGGCCGACGGAGACGACCCGCGCCTTCTGGTGA